From Candoia aspera isolate rCanAsp1 chromosome 4, rCanAsp1.hap2, whole genome shotgun sequence, a single genomic window includes:
- the LOC134496842 gene encoding olfactory receptor 11G2-like: MSGFVLLGFPSLSPSFQLFLCSLLSVCYALTLVGNLCIMWAVLWDSRLSRLPMYILLGNFSALEMCYVTTTVPRMLLDLASPLPRVISFHGCFLQFYFFFSMGTTESFLLAAMALDRYLAICHPLRYPILMSQRFCCILAASCWASGFLWFLAPIILISQLRFCGSNILDHFLCDPGPLLASSCTPAPGTELAFYSLSSIAIFGAFLFIICSYTTLLRTVMRLPSATGRQKAFSTCTSHMTVVSLFYGSIMATYVVPKASGGSNKVVTLFYSVLTPLLNPLIYSLRNKEMKSALKRTLLRKN; the protein is encoded by the coding sequence ATGTCGGGCTTTGTTCTCTTGGGCTTCCCATCCCTCTCACCCTCGTTCCAGCTGTTCCTATGCTCTCTACTCTCTGTTTGCTATGCCTTGACTTTGGTGGGAAACCTCTGCATCATGTGGGCTGTTCTCTGGGACTCTCGACTCAGCCGTCTGCCCATGTATATCCTCCTGGGCAACTTTTCTGCTCTAGAGATGTGCTATGTAACCACCACAGTGCCCAGAATGCTTTTGGATCTGGCATCTCCACTACCACGCGTCATCTCCTTCCATGGCTGTTTTCTCcagttctattttttcttctctatggGAACGACCGAAAGCTTCCTTCTTGCTGCAATGGCCTTAGACCGATACTTGGCCATCTGCCATCCACTGCGATACCCAATCCTCATGTCTCAAAGGTTTTGCTGCATTCTGGCTGCTTCCTGCTGGGCCTCTGGCTTCCTCTGGTTTCTAGCACCCATCATTTTGATTTCCCAGCTCCGTTTCTGTGGCTCCAACATCCTTGATCACTTTCTCTGCGACCCAGGACCACTACTGGCTTCCTCGTGCACTCCAGCCCCGGGCACAGAACTGGCTTTCTACAGCCTCAGCTCCATTgctatttttggtgccttccttttcatcatttgctCCTACACTACCCTCCTCCGGACAGTAATGAGGCTGCCCTCAGCCACCGGGAGACAGAAGGCTTTTTCCACTTGTACCTCACATATGACGGTGGTAAGCCTTTTCTATGGCTCCATCATGGCCACTTATGTTGTCCCCAAAGCTTCAGGAGGAAGCAACAAAGTGGTGACCCTTTTCTATTCCGTGCTGACCCCTTTGCTCAACCCACTGATCTACAGCTTGAGGAACAAGGAGATGAAATCTGCCCTAAAAAGGACACTGTTACGGAAAAATTAG